CGCGGCGAGGGGATCTCGACGTTCGCCTTGTCCGTGAGCACGCTGACGAGCGGCGCGTCCTCCGCGATCGAGTCGCCCTCCTTCACGAACCACTGGACGACCTCGCCCTCGGCGACCCCCTCGCCGATGTCGGGGAGGCGGAACTCGAACGCCACGTTCGCTCCCGTCAGCCGGCCCGCACCGCGGTGCGCGCAGCGTGGGCGATCGTCTCCGGGTTGGGCAGGTACAGCTGCTCGAGCGCGTAGGGGAAGGGCGTATCGTAACCCGTGACGCGCGTGGGCGGCGCCTTCAGCGAGTAGAACGCCTTCTCCGCGACGAGCGCGGCGATCTCGCCGCCGACCCCGCAGAAGCGCGCGGCCTCGTGCACGACGACGAGGCGTCCGGTCTTCTCGACGGACGCGACGAGGGCCGCCTCGTCGAGCGGCACGAGCGTGCGCGGGTCGATCACCTCGGCCCGGATCCCCTCCTGGGCGAGCGCCTCCGCCGCCTCCAGCGTCGGCGGCACCATCGCGCCGTAGGCCACGAGCGTGACGTCCGAGCCCTCGCGGACCAGGCGCGCGCGGCCGAACGGCACCCGGTGGTCGCCGTCCGGCACCTCCCCCGTCACCGACCGGTAGATCCGCTTGGGCTCGAGGAAGATCACCGGGTCCTCGTCGTGGACGGCGCTCAGCAACAGCCCCTTCGCGTCGGCCGGCGTCGACGGTATCGCGACCTTGAGGCCGGCGGTGTGGCAGAAGTAGGCCTCCGTGCTCTGCGAGTGGTAGAGGCCGCCCTTGATCCCGCCGCCGTACGGCGCGCGGATCACGACGTGGCAGGGGAACTGCCCGCCCGACCGGTACCGGAACTTCGCGAGCTCGCTGACGATCTGGTCGAAGGCCGGATAGATGAAGTCCAGGAACTGGATCTCGGCGATCGGCTTGAGGCCGTAGAGCGCCATGCCGATCGCGGCGCCCACGATCCCGGTCTCCGACAGCGGCGTGTCGATGACCCGCTCCTCGCCGAACTCCTTCACGAGCCCCTCGGTCGCGCGGAACACGCCGCCGTTCACCCCCACGTCCTCGCCGAGCAGCAGGACGTCCGGGTCGGTGCGCATCGCCTCCTGAAGGCCCCGGTTGACGGCCTGGACCAGCGTGAGCTCGCTCATGCCGGCGACGGACCTCCGCGGCCGAGCGCCTCGAACTCCGCCCGCTCCGACGCGAGGCGCGGCGTCGGCGTGGCAAACACGTCGTCGAACAGCGTCGACGGCGCGACCGCTCGCCCGCGCTCCGCCGCGTCCACCGCCGCACCGACCTGAGCGCGCGCGGCCTCCCACAGCTTGGCGTCGGTGGCCTCGTCGAGCCGACCGGACCCGAGAAGCTCGCCGCGGAGCCGAGCCACCGGGTCCTTCGCCCGCCACGCGGCGACCTCCGCGTCCGTGCGGTAGCGCTTGGGGTCGTCCGAGGTCGAGTGGGGCCCCAGCCGGTAGACCTGGGCTTCGATCAGGGTCGGGCCGTCGCCGTGCAGGGCCCGGGCCCGTGCCTCGGCGACCGCGCGATGGACCGCGGCGAGGTCGAGGCCGTCGACGACGACGCCCGGGAAGCCGTACGCCTCGGCCTTCTCGGCGAGGGTCTTGCTGCGCGTCTGCTTGTCTCGGGGCAGCGAGATCGCCCACTGGTTGTTCTGGCAGAAGAAGATCGTCGGGGCGCGAAACACCCCGGCGAAATTGAGCCCCGCGTGGAAGTCGTTCGAGCTCGTGGCGCCGTCCCCGAAGAAGGCGACGGTGACGAGCGCATCGCGCCGCCGCCGGGCGGCCATCGCGGCCCCCACCGCCTGCGAGATCTGGGTGCCGATCGGGCTCGACGCGACGACGAAGTGGAACTCGCGGAAGCCGAAGTGGTTCGGCATCTGGCGGCCCTTCGTCAGGTCGTCGGCGTTGGCGAAGAGCTGGTCGACGATCGCCGGCAGCGGTACGCCGCGGGCGAGCGCCACGGCGAGCTCGCGGTACGCCGGGAACAGCCAATCCTCGGGCCGCAGGGCGAGCGCGCATCCGACCTGCGCCGCTTCCTGTCCCATGAGCGGCACGTAGAAACCGATGCGTCCCTGGCGCTGCAGGGTCAGGCACCGCTCGTCGGTCGCGCGCGCCAGCACCATGAGCCGGTACGCGTCGACCACGCGATCGTCAGCGAGGTCGGTCGGGGCGGCGGCCGCGTCGGACGCCGCGCGGGCCGGAGGAGCCGCGGAGCCCATCGGCGGTGCGACCGTTGGTTCCGATATAACGCTACGGCCGTCCGCCTCGCTGGGCCCGCGGGTGTAACGGCTGCGCGCCGAGCGTTCCAGCCGGACTCCGGGGGGAGTTCACCTCGGTGCGAGTATTTGTACCGGCGCCGGAGTCGGCGAGCCTTCGTTCCATGCCGAGCGCGCCCGCCATCGAGGTCCGTGACGTCACGCGGGTCTTCGAGAGCCGCAAGGGGTTCCTCTTCCGCGAGGTCACGCGCACCGAGGCGCTCAAGGGCGTCGACCTGCGCGTCGACACCGGCGCGATCTTCGGCCTCCTCGGTCCGAACGGCGCGGGCAAGACGACCCTCGTCAAGATCCTCGCGACGCTCTTGCTGCCGAGCGGCGGACATGCCGCCGTGCTCGGCCACGACGTGGTCGACGAGGCGGACTGGCTGCGGCCGCGCATCGGCCTCGTCCTCGGTGGGGAGCGGGGCCTCTACAACCGGGTGAGCGCGCGGGAGAACCTGCGCTACTTCGCCGACCTGTACGGGATACCCATCGCCGAACGGGACGCGCGGATCCTCGAGGTGCTCGAGCGCGTCGGCCTAACGGAGGCGATCGACCGGCGCGTCGAGGAGTACTCCCGCGGCATGAAGCAGAAGCTGCACATCGCCCGCGGCATCCTGCATCGCCCGCAGGTGCTCTTCCTGGACGAGCCGACGATCGGCCTCGACCCGAAGAGCGCGCGGGAGACCCGCAAGCTCGTCCGCTCGCTGATCGCCGACGGGGTCACGATCTTCCTGACGACGCACTACATGTTCGAGGCGGAGGAGCTGTGCCCCGAGCTCGCGATCCTGTCGAAGGGGAGGATCGTCGCGCGCGACACGGTGCCCGGGCTCCGCCAACTGGTGGGAGGCGACCGGACCCTCGAGGTCGAGGCCTACGGCTTCGAGGACCGAGAGCTCGACGTGCTCAAGCGCCTGCCCGGCGTCTCCAAAGTCGTGAGCGAGGAGTTCGGCCCGCGCACCCGGCTCACCCTGCGCGCCCGGACGGGCGAGATCCGCCCGGAGGACGTCGTCGGCCAGCTCCCGGGTCACCCGGAGCTCGTCGTCCGCGAGCGACCGACCGTCCTCGAGGACGTCTACCTCGACCTCGTCGAGGAGGAGCAACCGTAGATGGCCGCGCCGACCGCCCAGGTCTCCTGGGCCCGGGCGACGGCCGCCTCGCTGCGCCTGTCGTTCCTCGAGTTCATGGCCGACCCGCAGTGGCTGATCCCCTCGATGATCGCCCCGGTGATCTTCGGGCTCGTCTCCTTCGAGCTGTTCCGGGACGAGGGTCGCTACTTCCTGACCTACGCGATCCTGGGCGCCGCCATGATGAGCATGTGGGGTCAGACCCTCTACGGCAGCGGATGGGCGACCGGCCTCGACCGGGAGTACGGCACGCTCGAACCGACGATCCAGTCCCCGACCCCGTACCTCTTCGTGATCCTGGGCCGGATCGTATGGAACGTCGCCAGCGGTCTCATCGGCGGGGCGATCGTCTACGTCGTGATCCTCGTCGCCGCCGGCGGCCCGCC
This is a stretch of genomic DNA from Thermoplasmata archaeon. It encodes these proteins:
- a CDS encoding ABC transporter permease; its protein translation is MAAPTAQVSWARATAASLRLSFLEFMADPQWLIPSMIAPVIFGLVSFELFRDEGRYFLTYAILGAAMMSMWGQTLYGSGWATGLDREYGTLEPTIQSPTPYLFVILGRIVWNVASGLIGGAIVYVVILVAAGGPPALPDPIGFVALFVFVMLTLAAVGVLLSAAFVYTRYAGVIQNVGEFAFYVGTGCMFPVVLLPFWTNPVALVFPATWALDALRYLAIPGYVGFGWGFWVDLAGAVVTTVVYLAIAGTVYRYVEHHVLEQGNLGWW
- a CDS encoding thiamine pyrophosphate-dependent enzyme, translating into MGSAAPPARAASDAAAAPTDLADDRVVDAYRLMVLARATDERCLTLQRQGRIGFYVPLMGQEAAQVGCALALRPEDWLFPAYRELAVALARGVPLPAIVDQLFANADDLTKGRQMPNHFGFREFHFVVASSPIGTQISQAVGAAMAARRRRDALVTVAFFGDGATSSNDFHAGLNFAGVFRAPTIFFCQNNQWAISLPRDKQTRSKTLAEKAEAYGFPGVVVDGLDLAAVHRAVAEARARALHGDGPTLIEAQVYRLGPHSTSDDPKRYRTDAEVAAWRAKDPVARLRGELLGSGRLDEATDAKLWEAARAQVGAAVDAAERGRAVAPSTLFDDVFATPTPRLASERAEFEALGRGGPSPA
- a CDS encoding alpha-ketoacid dehydrogenase subunit beta produces the protein MSELTLVQAVNRGLQEAMRTDPDVLLLGEDVGVNGGVFRATEGLVKEFGEERVIDTPLSETGIVGAAIGMALYGLKPIAEIQFLDFIYPAFDQIVSELAKFRYRSGGQFPCHVVIRAPYGGGIKGGLYHSQSTEAYFCHTAGLKVAIPSTPADAKGLLLSAVHDEDPVIFLEPKRIYRSVTGEVPDGDHRVPFGRARLVREGSDVTLVAYGAMVPPTLEAAEALAQEGIRAEVIDPRTLVPLDEAALVASVEKTGRLVVVHEAARFCGVGGEIAALVAEKAFYSLKAPPTRVTGYDTPFPYALEQLYLPNPETIAHAARTAVRAG
- a CDS encoding ABC transporter ATP-binding protein, which translates into the protein MPSAPAIEVRDVTRVFESRKGFLFREVTRTEALKGVDLRVDTGAIFGLLGPNGAGKTTLVKILATLLLPSGGHAAVLGHDVVDEADWLRPRIGLVLGGERGLYNRVSARENLRYFADLYGIPIAERDARILEVLERVGLTEAIDRRVEEYSRGMKQKLHIARGILHRPQVLFLDEPTIGLDPKSARETRKLVRSLIADGVTIFLTTHYMFEAEELCPELAILSKGRIVARDTVPGLRQLVGGDRTLEVEAYGFEDRELDVLKRLPGVSKVVSEEFGPRTRLTLRARTGEIRPEDVVGQLPGHPELVVRERPTVLEDVYLDLVEEEQP